Genomic segment of Chitinophaga varians:
CCTACACTGAATTTGTGAAAGGCAAAAAGCTGGCGGGAGTGGAGCTGGACAATTCTTTCGTGTTGGACTTCTCACAGGCACAACCACTGGCTTCCCTGCTCGATCCGGTGAAAAATATCCAAATAGATTTTTTCCCGGGAGATCATTACCCTGTTTTACAGGTGTACATACCGCCACACCGCAACAGTATTGCAGTGGAAAACCTGAGCGGCGCGCCCAATGCCTTTAACAATGGTATCGGACTGGTAACCCTGGCAGCCGGCGAAGACCGGACATTTGATACCAGAATAAAAATCACTGTGTGATAACAGCTTCACTTCAGGATAGGAGCATCCTCCGGTCACCTGGCCGGAGGATTGTTTTTTAACAACCGCCTCAATTTATTTAAATTGTGGGCCGGAATGGATATGAACAATACACACACAGTATTGGTTGTTCAGGGAGAGGAAGGATAGTCAGGATTAAAAACACAAACAATTTATGAAGGCTCACATGCGTATTCTGTTGCTGGGTTGCATCGCCGGGATGTTGTTCCCTTTTGCCGCAAAAGCACAGGTCATCGTAACCGGACAGATTTCAGACAGCAACAAACTGGTGCTGCCATACGCCACTATTACCAACCTGACCACAGGTAGGCATTCCCTATCTGATCAGGGTGGTTTTTATAAGATAGACGCTACCCGGAACGACAAGATCGTTTTTACGTTCGTAGGTTATCTGCCTGATACCGTGAAGGTGACGCAGACGACCGGTACCCAGACACTTAATGTGAAACTGGTGGTGGCCAGCCGTTTCCTGAAAGGAGTGGAAGTGTCTTCTCAGTATACACCTTACCAGCTGGACTCTATGGAGCGCCGCCGGCAGTATGGTTATTTGCTGGATTTGCCCAATAAGCCGCTGGCTGGAGGAAGTACCCCGCAAGGCGCCGGTATCGTTTTCAGTCCGTTTACCCGATATTCCAAGAGCGAGAAACAAAAAAGGCAGTTCAAGAAGAATTACGAGGAGATGGAAAAAGAGAAATATATTGACTCCCGCTTTACCCCGGTGCTGGTCAGCCAGGTTACCGGACTGAAAGGGGATTCATTGCAGCTCTTCATGCGGGATAACTATCCGGACTACGAAACCATGAGGACCATTGGCCACAACGACCTGCTGTACTGGATTACAGACAAATACAAAGCCTGGATCAAAAAATAAAGACATAGAAAAAGGGTGAAGAACAAGCCGAAGTCTTCACCCTTTTGATTTTATATGCTATAGTGTTCAAACTTAATTGTAGACCTTCACCATATATACAAACTCTTCCAGTTTTTTGATTTGGTCTAATCTGTTTAACCCTTCCAGATGGCTCTTACGGGTTATTTCTTTTTTCATGTTTTTATCTTTCGGCATTTCATCGAGCAACCGTTTCAGGTGAGCCGATTTCACCGCGAAGGCGATGCCGTCGGAAGTGGTTTGTTTGCCGGTAACGATACCTACCACATCGCCCTGGCCGTCTAACAGGGGAGCGCCGCTGTTGCCCGGATTAACCGGGATAGACACCTGATAGGCCGTGGTATCGCCGTTGAAACCGGTTTTAGCGCTGATATAACCTTTACCATAAACGATTTCATCGCGGGGGAAGCCCATGGTGAAAACTTCTTCGCCCAGTTTCGCGTTCTGTGGTTTCAGTGCGTAGGGCAGGGGCTGGCCTTTGAAGGAGGAGTCGGCAATTCTCAATACCGCCAGGTCGCTGGAGATATCTTCAAAAACGCTGACCGCTTTAAAAGCCTCACCTTTATTATTCTGCACATATACCGAATCCGCGCCGGCCACTACATGATAGTTAGTGACGATGTAGCCATTGCCGGACACGGCAAAACCAGTGCCGCCGTAGGTGCCGGGATTAACCGGTGCCTTGCTTTTGTTATTGATATCATTGATGAGTGCATTTTGGGAGCGCTGGATATTGTTCAGTACTCTTCTGACGTCCTCATACTGGGCTGTGGATTTATTTTTGGCAGCGTTCTGCAGTACTGCGATAGTAGACAGGGACGTCACCAGTGCGATACAGGCGGCGGCTGCCAGGTTGGTAATGGTACGGCGGCGGACAGATACCTTTTTGGCGGCCAGGTTTTCTTCCCGGGCTTGTTTACGCAGGGTAGGCATGTCCAGTTGCCGGTGAATGTGGTCCATTTTAGCCTGGAGCGACTGGCGCTGGCCAAAATGTTGCAGCTGCTGCAGAAAAAACTCCTGCTCCTCCACCTGACGGTTGACTTGCGGATTGTTTTTACGCAGTTCCTCGAAAACGGCTTTTTCCTGTCCGCTCATTTCCCCTTCCAGGTAACGTTCAATTTCACGTAATAAATTCATGTCATCTTTCATGGCCGTTGCTGCTTATAAGGATGTATTATACTGATCAAAAAATAACTTCTTCAGGCGCATCAGACACTTATACTTCTGATTTTTGGCATTTTCGGCGTTGGTATAGCCGAATTTCTCTGCTATTTCCTGCATGGACTTTTTCTGTATATAATAATCTTCCAGAATAGTCTTGCAGGGTTCGCCAATGCTGCCCATCGCACTTTCCATAATACGGAACTGTTCGTCTTTGGTGCTGTGTTCATCTACCACCTCTGCGGCCGGAATGGTTTCCTCCATTTCCGGTGGAAGTGCATAAAGCCCGTAAGTGCTTTGTACCTTTTTCAGCCAAATGTGGCGGCAAACCGAATAAAGGAAAGTTTTTAGCCGGCTGGTCAGGTTGAAACTACCTTCGCAGGCTTTTTCATATAGAATGATGATGGCTTCCTGGAAAACATCTTTGGCGTCGTCTTCGCTGCCGTTGTGCTGTAAAATCATACGCAGCACGGCTGGAAAATTCTCTGAGTAGATGGTTTCCAATGACTTATCATCGCTCTTTGCCAATCCCAGCAATAATTCCCTGTCTCTTGTTATGTCTTGATGTTGCTTCACTCTTAATACTATTATTAGGCATTTGGTAACCCAAAGTACCGAAAAAAAAATTTTTTAAAAGTTTGGGTTACCTTTTGGGTTACTCCGGTATAAAGGGTAAATCATTCAAAAAACACCTTAAATTATTTGTACGATGAAGAACGTAATTAAACTTGGTTTCCTGGCTCTGTCTTTCGGTCTGTTCGCTGTAGCTTGCGGCGGTGGTGAAAAACCTGCTACTGACTCTACTGCAACTAACGCTGGCGCTGTAATCGATTCAGCTGCTGCTAAAGTTGATTCTGCTGCTGCTGGTGCTGCTGCTGTTGTTGACTCTGCTGCTGCTAAAGTTGACTCCGTTGCTGCTAAAGTTGACTCTGCTGCTGCTAAACACTAATTAGCAATCTCTGATTAAATTTTATATGACCGCTATGGCTATGGCCATAGCGGTCTTTTTTTGTGCCCCTGATATTTATTGATGAGCTTGCTAATTGTGTTTTTAAAAAGACGACCTTCCCACCGTTTTTATATACGCTACTGTCCCTCTTTTTCTGCAATTTTAGATTTAATTCAATAATAACTGCTTATTATTTAAAAAAATGTATTTTTTATATCAGACGCTTGGATAATTAAAATCGTGCCGTATTTTTGTAACACGTTCAAAAAGAGCATATGACTACACAAGCGACTTTCGGATTTTTTGGCTTCTATTATTTCTGGTACCAGGAATAGGGAGGTCGTTTGTAAGTAAAAACATAAAAGAAACTACAAAAAGGCCTCCCGCGAAAACGGGAGGCTTTTTAATTATCAAAATACTGTATATGTCAAACCGTCACTTTAACACTTATTATTTTTATTACTTCTTTTTTGCGAAGAAGCAGGGGACTCGTTTGCAATAAAATACTTTACATACAGGTAAAATAAAGCAAAGGGTCCCGGAGACGGGGCCCTTCTTATTTCAAATAGCTAGTTGCTACAGCAACTATAAAACAATAAAAAATCAACTCCATACACATGAAAATTGCCATACAAGGGTTTGAAGGTGCTTTCCACCAGATCGCTGCTCAGAGTTTCTTCGGAAAACAGACCGATATTGAAGCCTGTGCCACCTTTTCCGAACTGGTACGTAAGGTAAAGCAGGACCCCGGCGTGGACGCAGGTATCATGGCCATCGAAAACTCCATCGCAGGCAGCATTTTACCGAACTACAGCCTCCTCAAAAACTCCGGCCTGCATGTGACCGGCGAAGTTTACCTGCAGATCAACCAGCATCTGATGGTGCTGCCAGGGCAGCAACTGGAAGATATCCGCGAAGTACATTCGCACCCAATGGCTCTTTTGCAGTGTATCGACTTCCTCGAGAAACACCCGCATATCAAGCTGGTGGAAACAGAGGACACCGCGCTCAGCGCCAAACACGTACGGCAGAAAAAACTGAAAAGCGTGGCGGCGATCGCCGGTAAACTGGCGGCTGAAATCTACGAGCTGGATATCATTGCCCCCAACATCCAGACCAACAAAAACAACTATACCCGTTTCCTGGCGCTGTCCCGTACCGCTGTACCCGTTGCGCCGGACGCCAATAAAGCCTCTGTTTACTTTCATACCAGCCACGATCGGGGCACACTCGCCAAGGTGCTGACCAAAATAGCGGATGCTGGTATCAACTTATCCAAGCTGCAGTCTTTTCCCATCCCTGCAAAAGAATGGAACTATTACTTCCACGCCGACATGGAGTTTGAAAATCCGGCACATTTTGAAAAGGGATTGGAAAAAATAGCGCCGCTCACCGAAAATCTCAAAGTGCTGGGCATCTACAGAAAAGGCAAAACACATTAATCAGATTCAGAAATCAGGTATATGCAAATACAGGTTGCAAAAAGATTACAGGGAACAGAAGAATACTATTTCTCCAAAAAACTAAGGGAAATAGACGAAATGAACCAAAACGGTCCCAAAGTCATTAATCTGGGTATCGGAAGCCCGGACCTGCCCCCGCACCCGTCTGTGGTGGAGGCGCTCCATGAACAGGCGGCCCTGCCCAATACCCACGCATACCAGGGCTACAAAGGTATCCCTGCACTGCGTAAGGCCATGGCCGACTGGTACCAGCGTTTCTATGGAGTGGACCTCCATCCCGACACGGAAGTGCTGCCCCTCATCGGTTCCAAGGAAGGTATCATGCATATCTGCATGACCTACCTGCAGGCCGGCGATGAAGCCCTGATCCCTAACCCGGGTTACCCTACCTACCGCTCTGCGGTAAACCTGAGCGGCGCCACTGTGGTGGACTACGACCTGGTGGCGGAAAACGGCTGGCTCCCCGATCTCGATGCACTGGCAAAAAAAGACCTGAGCCGGGTGAAAATCATGTGGGTCAACTACCCCCATATGCCCACCGGCGCTAAAGTAAACAGGGAATTTGCAGCGAAACTGATAGCTTTCGCCAAACAGCACAACATCCTGATCTGTCACGATAACCCGTACAGCTTCATCCTCAATGAACAGCCGGAAAGCCTGTTACAGTTTGAAGGCGCGCGTGACGTAGTGCTGGAGCTCAACTCCCTCAGCAAGTCTTCCAACATGGCCGGCTGGCGTGTAGGCATGCTGGTGGGCAAAGCGGCATGGATCGCTGATGTGCTCCGCTTTAAAAGCAATATGGACTCCGGTATGTTCCAGCCCCTGCAGATGGCCGCTGTAAAAGCACTGCAACTGGGCCGTGAATGGTACGATGAGCTCAACAAAATATACCGCGGCCGCCGCGAAAAAGTATTCCAGCTGCTGGACCTGCTGCAATGCACCTACGATAAAAACCAGGTAGGCATGTTTGTATGGGCAAGCATTCCGGATACTTACGATAACGGCTACACGCTCAGCGATGAGGTGCTGCAGAAAGCACGGGTGTTTATTACGCCCGGCGGTATTTTCGGAAGTAACGGCAACGGCTATGTCCGGGTAAGCCTCTGTCAGGATGAAAAGGTTTTCCAGGACGCTATTGACCGTATAAAAACTGTGATAAAATGATTGTAACGATAATAGGCACAGGTTTGATCGGCGGCTCGCTGGCTATCACCCTCCGGGAAAAAGGAGTGGCAGATAAGATCATCGGGGTAGACCAGCACGCAGAGCACCTGCAACGGGCCAAAGAACTGAACATCATCGATGACGGCATGCCGCTCAATGAAGCGCTGCAATGCTCCGACCTCGTGATACTGGCCATCCCGGTAGATGCGGTATTACAGGTGCTGCCTGAACTGATGGACAAAGTACGCCCTAACCAGGTCATCATGGACGTGGGTTCTACCAAACAAAAAATACTGCAACTCGTTGCCGGTCATCCCAATCGCGGCCGTTTTGTAGCGGCCCACCCGATGGCCGGCACCGAGTATTCCGGCCCCGATGCCGCTATACGCAACCTCTTCACCCACAAAACAATGGTGCTCTGTGATGTGAAAAACAGTGATGATGACGCCCTCGAAATGGTAGAGGACATGGTCGACAAACTGCAGATGCGCACCGTATATATGAACGGAGAAGAACACGACCTGCATACCGCTTACGTGTCACACATCTCCCACATCACCTCTTTTGCACTGGCACTGACCGTACTCAAAAAAGAGAAAGAGTCGGGCCGCATCTTTGAACTGGCCAGCGGCGGTTTTGAATCTACCGTACGGCTTGCGAAAAGTTCACCGGACATGTGGGTGCCCATCTTCAAACACAACAGGGGCAACGTCCTCGACGTACTGGATGAACACATCCACCAGCTGCAGCAGATGAAATCACTGCTTGAAAATGAAGACTACGACACCTTCTACAAGCTGATCCAGAAATCAAACAAAATCAGGAAAATCCTGAAATAAACATAAATTCTAACAATCTACTTAACTTCAATACTTATGGTACAGACAATGGAAGAAATATTATCCAAAACCAAATTCTCAGATCCTTCATCTGATAAAAAGCCGTTGATCATCTCCGGCCCCTGCAGCGCTGAAACAGAAGAGCAGGTTTTAGCCACCGCGCTGGCATTACAAAAAACCGGTAAAGTGGACGTATTGCGCGCCGGTATCTGGAAACCCCGCACCCGTCCGGGCTCTTTCGAAGGCATCGGTACCAAAGGCCTCGCATGGCTGCAGAAAGCCCGCGAACTGACCGGCCTGCCGCTGGCTGTGGAAGTAGCTACCGCTAAACAGGTGGAAGATGCGCTGCACTTTGGTGTGGATATCCTGTGGGTAGGAGCCCGAACCACAGTGAACCCCTTCTCTGTACAGGAAGTGGCAGATGCACTGAAAGGTGTGGACACCACCGTGCTGATCAAAAACCCCATCAACCCGGACCTCGAACTGTGGATCGGCGCTGTGGAAAGAATCCAGAAAGCAGGCATTAACAAAGTAGGCCTCATCCACCGCGGTTTCTCCAGCTACGGCAATACCCAATACCGCAATGCCCCCATGTGGCACCTCGCTATCGAGCTGAAACGCCGCATGCCTGAACTGCCCATGATCTGCGATCCCAGCCACATCTCCGGCCGCCGCGATATCCTGCAGGAAGTTTCCCAGGAAGCGATCGACCTCGACTACGATGGCCTGATGCTCGAAACACACGTAGATCCCGACAACGCCTGGAGCGATGCCAAACAACAGGTGACTCCTGAAAAACTGGCTGAACTGCTGGACGGTATCGTGTGGAGAAGAGAACACACCGATAAAAAAGATTTCAATACCGCCCTCGAAAAACTGCGCGCGCAGATCAACCAGGTGGACGATGAAATCATGCTGCTGCTCGGCAACCGTATGAAAATCGCTGAGAAAATCGGTATGTACAAGAAAGAAAATAACATCACCATCCTGCAAACCAACCGCTGGAACGAAATCCTGGAGCGCAACATCGCTAAAGGCGAGAAACTGGGCCTCACCAAAGAATTCATCCTGAAATACTTCGATGCGGTGCACCTGGAATCCATCAACCGTCAGAACAGGGTGATGAACGAAGAAAAATAACAGCATCATTTACTGATCGCTAAAATCAATGAATGAAAAAGCTAACCAATAATTTTCAGCAGCAGGCCACTACCTATCTGATGGGAGAAAGCCTGCTGCAGTTGGGAAACCATGTAGACCGTCACCGGTCTGTGATCGTGATCGATGAAAATGTGGAAAGACTGCACGGCCATCACCTGCACGACTGGAAAAAGATAGTGGTGCCTGCCGGCGAAGACGTGAAAAACATGGCCACCGTGGAAAAAGTCATCGACGGACTGATTGCATATGAGGCCGACCGCAAAACCACCCTTATCGGCATTGGTGGCGGTATGATCACCGATGTGGCAGGTTTCGCGGCCAGCATCTACATGAGAGGCATTCCCTTCGGGTTTGTGCCTACAACGCTGCTGGCACAGGTAGATGCCTCCATCGGCGGTAAAAATGGCGTCAGCCATGGGAAACAAAAAAACCTGCTCGGCACTATCCGCCAGCCTGAGTTCATCCTTTTCGACTACGCCCTGCCCCTGACCATGCCTGCAGAAGAATGGCACAACGGCTTCGCAGAGATCATCAAATATGCGTGCATCATGGACGCAGAACTGTTTGACTACCTGGAAGTAAACCGGGAAAAGGCCCTGGCAAGGGATGTGGCAGTGCTGGAATACCTGGTGGAAAAATCAGTGACAGCCAAAACCAAAGTAGTACTGGAAGATGAGTTTGAAAACGGCCCGCGCCGCTGGCTCAATTTCGGTCACACGCTGGGACACGCCGTAGAAAAACTGGAGCATATCGCTCATGGCAAAGCAGTGGCCATCGGTATGGTGGCAGCGGCCCGTTTCTCTGAACAACTGATGGGCTTTCCCAACGAACAAACCCTGCGCCTGATAAAACTGATCACCGATTATCAGTTGCCGGTAGCTTTTAACTCCGACAAAGCAGCGGTGTTTGATATCTTCAAGCTGGACAAAAAACGGGAAAAAGACGCCATCCATTTTGTGCTGCTGGAGAAAATAGGAACGGCCACCACTATGCCTGTTCCTATCACAGACCTGCAACTGCTGCTGCAGGCGTTGTAATTATTTTCTAAACATCTAAAGGCGGACGACACATATATATGCAAGTTACTGTATCACCCGGCATTGTTAAAGGCACCGTTACGGCCAATCCTTCCAAAAGCGCCATGCAACGCGCCGTAGCCGCTGCGCTGTTGGCAAATGGCACGACCATCATCCGTAATCCCGGCCTGAGCAACGATTGCCTGGCAGCACTTGAGGTAGCTGAAAATCTCGGTGCCAGGATCAAAAGGGGAGAAGATCATTTTGAAATCACCAGCCATGGCGTAAAACCATTCTACGATGAAATCAACTGCGGAGAATCCGGCCTCGGTATCCGTATGTTTACGCCTATCGCTGCACTGGCTTCTATTCCGATCACCATCGTTGGGCATGGCAGCCTCACTACCCGCCCCATGCACTTTTTCGAAGAAGTGCTGCCACAGCTGGACGTGAAATGCTCCACCCAGGATGGCAAACTGCCCCTGCATATACAGGGCCCGTTACAGCCGAAAAACATTACCATCGACGGCTCTCTCAGTTCACAGTTCCTCACCGGCCTGCTCATGGCCTACGGCTCAGCAGCAGAAGATGTGACCATCACCGTAAAAGATCTTAAAAGCAAGCCTTATATCGCGTTGACCCTGCAACTGATGGAACACTTCGGGGTAAAGGTGGAAGAACAAAACTTTGAGCAGTTCCGCTTTGGTAAAAAACAGTCCTATAACGCTACCGACTATACGGTAGAAGGTGACTGGAGTGGCGCCGCTTTCCTGCTGGTAGCCGCTGCGGTGGCCGGTAAGGCAGAAGTGCAGCACCTCAATACCGCTTCCGCGCAGTCAGACAAAGCCATCCTGGAAGCGCTGGAAAAAGCAGGCGCCCACATTCTGCCGGGAGTGTTTACCGTGAATATCCAGCAAAACGGGCTGAATGCCTTCGAAATAGATGCAACGGATTGTCCGGACCTGTTCCCACCGCTCGTGGCGCTGGCAGCTAACTGCAACGGCACTACGAAAATTAAAGGCGTAAGCCGCCTCGCCCACAAGGAAAGTGACCGCGGCCTTACTTTACAGGAAGAATTCGGCAAAATGGGCATCCGCATAGACCTCGAAGGGGACATCATGCTGGTGCATGGTGGTACCGGCATCAAAGGTGCGCACGTACATTCCCATAATGACCACCGTATCGCCATGGCCTGCGCCGTAGCGGCCCTTACGGCCGACGGTCCGGTGATCATCGAAAACGCAGAAGCAGTGAATAAGTCGTACCCTGAATTCTACGACCACCTGCAACTGCTGGGAGGTAAAATAGCCGTGGCTGCCAACAGCTAAGGCCCCTTTTTATTCAATTTTAAATCATCAGTGTGTGAACAGTTTTGGCAGATTATTCAGGGTGAACGTTTTCGGTGAATCGCATGGCGCCAGCGTGGGCGTTAACATCGACGGGGTGCCGGCCGGCATTCCGCTTCAACAGGAAGACTTCTTACCCGACCTGGAACGCCGTAAAGGCGGTTCCAGAGGGACTACCCCCCGCAAGGAGGAAGACCTGCCCTTTATTAAGTCAGGCGTATTCAACGATCATACTACCGGCGCACCGGTAACCATCCTCTTTGAAAATAACAACACCCGCAGCACAGACTATGAAAAGCTGCGCGAGTTTCCACGGCCCGGTCATGCCGACTTTGTGGCCACCGAGAAATTCGGCGGCTTTGAAGACTACCGGGGCGGCGGCCACTTCAGTGGCAGGCTTACGCTCAACCTGGTGGCCGCCGGCG
This window contains:
- a CDS encoding carboxypeptidase-like regulatory domain-containing protein; the protein is MKAHMRILLLGCIAGMLFPFAAKAQVIVTGQISDSNKLVLPYATITNLTTGRHSLSDQGGFYKIDATRNDKIVFTFVGYLPDTVKVTQTTGTQTLNVKLVVASRFLKGVEVSSQYTPYQLDSMERRRQYGYLLDLPNKPLAGGSTPQGAGIVFSPFTRYSKSEKQKRQFKKNYEEMEKEKYIDSRFTPVLVSQVTGLKGDSLQLFMRDNYPDYETMRTIGHNDLLYWITDKYKAWIKK
- a CDS encoding S1C family serine protease; its protein translation is MNLLREIERYLEGEMSGQEKAVFEELRKNNPQVNRQVEEQEFFLQQLQHFGQRQSLQAKMDHIHRQLDMPTLRKQAREENLAAKKVSVRRRTITNLAAAACIALVTSLSTIAVLQNAAKNKSTAQYEDVRRVLNNIQRSQNALINDINNKSKAPVNPGTYGGTGFAVSGNGYIVTNYHVVAGADSVYVQNNKGEAFKAVSVFEDISSDLAVLRIADSSFKGQPLPYALKPQNAKLGEEVFTMGFPRDEIVYGKGYISAKTGFNGDTTAYQVSIPVNPGNSGAPLLDGQGDVVGIVTGKQTTSDGIAFAVKSAHLKRLLDEMPKDKNMKKEITRKSHLEGLNRLDQIKKLEEFVYMVKVYN
- a CDS encoding RNA polymerase sigma factor, whose product is MKQHQDITRDRELLLGLAKSDDKSLETIYSENFPAVLRMILQHNGSEDDAKDVFQEAIIILYEKACEGSFNLTSRLKTFLYSVCRHIWLKKVQSTYGLYALPPEMEETIPAAEVVDEHSTKDEQFRIMESAMGSIGEPCKTILEDYYIQKKSMQEIAEKFGYTNAENAKNQKYKCLMRLKKLFFDQYNTSL
- a CDS encoding prephenate dehydratase, with protein sequence MKIAIQGFEGAFHQIAAQSFFGKQTDIEACATFSELVRKVKQDPGVDAGIMAIENSIAGSILPNYSLLKNSGLHVTGEVYLQINQHLMVLPGQQLEDIREVHSHPMALLQCIDFLEKHPHIKLVETEDTALSAKHVRQKKLKSVAAIAGKLAAEIYELDIIAPNIQTNKNNYTRFLALSRTAVPVAPDANKASVYFHTSHDRGTLAKVLTKIADAGINLSKLQSFPIPAKEWNYYFHADMEFENPAHFEKGLEKIAPLTENLKVLGIYRKGKTH
- a CDS encoding pyridoxal phosphate-dependent aminotransferase, which codes for MQIQVAKRLQGTEEYYFSKKLREIDEMNQNGPKVINLGIGSPDLPPHPSVVEALHEQAALPNTHAYQGYKGIPALRKAMADWYQRFYGVDLHPDTEVLPLIGSKEGIMHICMTYLQAGDEALIPNPGYPTYRSAVNLSGATVVDYDLVAENGWLPDLDALAKKDLSRVKIMWVNYPHMPTGAKVNREFAAKLIAFAKQHNILICHDNPYSFILNEQPESLLQFEGARDVVLELNSLSKSSNMAGWRVGMLVGKAAWIADVLRFKSNMDSGMFQPLQMAAVKALQLGREWYDELNKIYRGRREKVFQLLDLLQCTYDKNQVGMFVWASIPDTYDNGYTLSDEVLQKARVFITPGGIFGSNGNGYVRVSLCQDEKVFQDAIDRIKTVIK
- a CDS encoding prephenate dehydrogenase — protein: MIVTIIGTGLIGGSLAITLREKGVADKIIGVDQHAEHLQRAKELNIIDDGMPLNEALQCSDLVILAIPVDAVLQVLPELMDKVRPNQVIMDVGSTKQKILQLVAGHPNRGRFVAAHPMAGTEYSGPDAAIRNLFTHKTMVLCDVKNSDDDALEMVEDMVDKLQMRTVYMNGEEHDLHTAYVSHISHITSFALALTVLKKEKESGRIFELASGGFESTVRLAKSSPDMWVPIFKHNRGNVLDVLDEHIHQLQQMKSLLENEDYDTFYKLIQKSNKIRKILK
- a CDS encoding chorismate mutase, which translates into the protein MVQTMEEILSKTKFSDPSSDKKPLIISGPCSAETEEQVLATALALQKTGKVDVLRAGIWKPRTRPGSFEGIGTKGLAWLQKARELTGLPLAVEVATAKQVEDALHFGVDILWVGARTTVNPFSVQEVADALKGVDTTVLIKNPINPDLELWIGAVERIQKAGINKVGLIHRGFSSYGNTQYRNAPMWHLAIELKRRMPELPMICDPSHISGRRDILQEVSQEAIDLDYDGLMLETHVDPDNAWSDAKQQVTPEKLAELLDGIVWRREHTDKKDFNTALEKLRAQINQVDDEIMLLLGNRMKIAEKIGMYKKENNITILQTNRWNEILERNIAKGEKLGLTKEFILKYFDAVHLESINRQNRVMNEEK
- the aroB gene encoding 3-dehydroquinate synthase, whose protein sequence is MKKLTNNFQQQATTYLMGESLLQLGNHVDRHRSVIVIDENVERLHGHHLHDWKKIVVPAGEDVKNMATVEKVIDGLIAYEADRKTTLIGIGGGMITDVAGFAASIYMRGIPFGFVPTTLLAQVDASIGGKNGVSHGKQKNLLGTIRQPEFILFDYALPLTMPAEEWHNGFAEIIKYACIMDAELFDYLEVNREKALARDVAVLEYLVEKSVTAKTKVVLEDEFENGPRRWLNFGHTLGHAVEKLEHIAHGKAVAIGMVAAARFSEQLMGFPNEQTLRLIKLITDYQLPVAFNSDKAAVFDIFKLDKKREKDAIHFVLLEKIGTATTMPVPITDLQLLLQAL
- the aroA gene encoding 3-phosphoshikimate 1-carboxyvinyltransferase, translated to MQVTVSPGIVKGTVTANPSKSAMQRAVAAALLANGTTIIRNPGLSNDCLAALEVAENLGARIKRGEDHFEITSHGVKPFYDEINCGESGLGIRMFTPIAALASIPITIVGHGSLTTRPMHFFEEVLPQLDVKCSTQDGKLPLHIQGPLQPKNITIDGSLSSQFLTGLLMAYGSAAEDVTITVKDLKSKPYIALTLQLMEHFGVKVEEQNFEQFRFGKKQSYNATDYTVEGDWSGAAFLLVAAAVAGKAEVQHLNTASAQSDKAILEALEKAGAHILPGVFTVNIQQNGLNAFEIDATDCPDLFPPLVALAANCNGTTKIKGVSRLAHKESDRGLTLQEEFGKMGIRIDLEGDIMLVHGGTGIKGAHVHSHNDHRIAMACAVAALTADGPVIIENAEAVNKSYPEFYDHLQLLGGKIAVAANS